A region of Carassius gibelio isolate Cgi1373 ecotype wild population from Czech Republic chromosome B11, carGib1.2-hapl.c, whole genome shotgun sequence DNA encodes the following proteins:
- the trappc10 gene encoding trafficking protein particle complex subunit 10, with the protein MEPHEEKPIIYTMENKPIVTCAGDQNLFTSLYGSLTQQLPREPMEWRRSYGRAPKMIYLEANFVQFKEELLPKEGNKALLTFPFLHIYWTDCCDTEVYKASVKEDMQRWQAALRLHGSVDWLIVMVESDNKKKNKTNILPRTSIVDKIRNDFCNKQSDRCVSLCDPLKESSRSQESWSSFLTKLRTLLLMSFTRNLGRFEDDMRTLREKRTEPGWSFCDYFMVQEELAFVFEMLQQFEDALVQYDELDALFTQYVLNSGAGDGANWLGSFCAPVRSWNGLLLRRPIDMEKRDLIQRGEASLLDLRSYLFSRQCTLLIFLQRPWEVTARALELLHNCVQELRLLEVSVVSGALDCWVFLSCLEVLHRIEGCCDHSQLEANSSHTVGLWTYATEKLRSLGDLCGLVSENGPNSEDLNKTVDLLAGLGAERPETVNSPQSPYKKLKEALSSVEAFEKHYLELSHAAMEMYRAIGRLRSARLVGKSLAEFYMRKGDPQSAEDFLLDSLKSYVSESWSLPITHTRKQIAECQKQLQKMDEYLQTSALLASDTNLSDEERKHFCQEILTFASQTTEGKGQQKDACVALSMSSFTRLQELCFRPSSALVHVSAALLLELRLCSLMPVPVTLEHISASIHFTEEQPGSTAQKRAAQNPDGTVTFPTASPASASALELCEILENSPSDNALSSAGLACRNMHLLMRRNDSTSSLDTPNTALTALTLEDGAQMLRTSDVTLLPGNNSIVFTAPTQKPGVYTLRQLCATLGRVQFILPHLYPVVQYEVYSQEPQLSIQPLTEHLLAGLPQQVKFTILTGHYSVKKGDALQLSNTDSMPVLHSSTCSGRILSSSAELVSESALSIQSSEKVTSISLPVTPPYHTLEFLLDVLCHIPSCPARMESERLTNGQISRHTRSRTRFNSGMTVIDQKVSVDCPWSIYSTLVSLTFHVPFKVKHSLLSAGQRKFIQVCLQNVSDTNFRLTNQTLTENQHTPSLELLSLNTKSHSLVFRQQCVFSVWELRWSGVCPVSLHCEFSAAFAPADAPDAALKPYRYDFTLERVSTLLSVCADIRPAEGEQDCRTGALCRLEVCLTRLSEPSDSDEEYSDTDGLRTTRLLYEVIDNNSNWAVCGKSSGVVSMPVAAMATHKVHMEVMPLFAGHLPFPSIRVFKYLPHHSSPVIPPDTDSCVENDSLSLEEQAETASLRSRGSVQSLGSGESAQPRGPMPKRQAFGAGQVFNGTQGQQVLVLPAADHHLMEVNVT; encoded by the exons ATGGAGCCCCATGAGGAGAAGCCCATCATCTACACGATGGAGAACAAGCCCATAGTgacct gtgcGGGCGATCAGAACCTCTTCACGTCTCTGTACGGTTCCCTGACCCAGCAGCTGCCCAGAGAACCCATGGAGTGGAGGAG GTCTTACGGACGAGCACCGAAGATGATCTATCTGGAGGCTAATTTTGTCCAGTTTAAGGAGGAGCTGCTTCCTAAAGAGGGGAATAAAGCTCTGTTGACGTTCCCCTTCCTACACATCTACTGGACCGACTGCTGC gacacGGAGGTGTACAAGGCGTCAGTGAAGGAGGACATGCAGCGCTGGCAGGCCGCTCTCCGTCTCCACGGATCGGTGGATTGGCTCATCGTGATGGTGGAGAGCGACAACAAGAAGAAGAACAAGACCAACATCCTGCCACGCACCTCCATCGTCGACAAGATCCGCAACGACTTCTGCAACAAGCAGAGCGACAG GTGTGTGTCTCTGTGCGACCCTCTGAAGGAGTCGTCCCGCTCGCAGGAGTCCTGGAGCTCGTTCCTCACCAAGCTGCGCACGCTGCTGCTCATGTCCTTCACCAGAAATCTGGGACGCTTCGAGGACGACATGAGGACGCTGCGAGAGAAACGCACCGAGCCCGGCTGGAGCTTCTGCGACTACTTCATGGTGCAG GAGGAGCTGGCGTTTGTGTTCGAGATGCTGCAGCAGTTTGAAGACGCTCTGGTCCAGTATGATGAGCTAGACGCTCTCTTCACGCAGTATGTGCTCAACTCTGGCGCTGGAG acggTGCTAACTGGCTGGGCTCGTTCTGTGCACCGGTGCGGAGCTGGAACGGACTGCTGCTGCGGCGGCCCATCGACATGGAGAAGCGTGACCTGATCCAGAGAGGAGAGGCCAGTCTGCTGGACCTGCGCAGCTATCTGTTCTCTCGCCAGTGTACGCTGCTCATCTTCCTGCAGAGACCCTGGGAGGTGACGGCCCGCGCGCTCGAGCTGCTGCACAACTGTGTGCAAGAGCTGCGGctgctggag gtgtCTGTGGTCAGCGGTGCTCTGGACTGCTGGGTGTTTCTCAGCTGTCTGGAGGTCCTGCACCGGATCGAGGGATGCTGTGACCACAGCCAGCTGGAGGCTAACTCGTCTCACACCGTGGGCCTGTGGACCTACGCCACGGAGAAG CTGAGGTCTCTGGGCGATCTGTGCGGACTGGTGTCCGAGAACGGCCCGAACTCTGAGGACCTGAACAAAACCGTCGATCTGCTGGCTGGTCTGGGAGCAGAGAGACCCGAAACGG TGAACAGTCCTCAGAGTCCCTATAAGAAGCTGAAGGAGGCGTTATCGTCCGTGGAGGCCTTCGAGAAACACTATCTG GAGCTGTCTCACGCCGCTATGGAGATGTACAGAGCGATCGGGCGTCTGCGTTCGGCTCGATTGGTGGGGAAGAGTCTGGCCGAGTTCTACAT gagGAAGGGTGACCCTCAGAGCGCTGAGGACTTCCTGCTGGATTCTCTGAAGTCATACGTGTCTGAGAGCTGGAGTCTGccgatcacacacacacgcaaacagatCGCAGAGTGTCAGAAACAGCTGCAGAAGATGGACGA ATACCTGCAGACCAGTGCTCTTCTCGCCAGCGACACAAACCTGAGCGATGAAGAGAGGAAACACTTCTGCCAGGAGATCCTGACCTTTGCCAGCCAGACCACAGAGGGCAAAGGTCAACAGAAAG ATGCGTGTGTGGCTCTGAGCATGAGCTCCTTCACTCGGCTGCAGGAGCTGTGTTTCCGTCCGTCCTCGGCGCTGGTGCACGTGAGCGCCGCCCTGCTGCTGGAGCTGCGTCTCTGCAGTCTGATGCCCGTTCCTGTGACGCTGGAGCACATCTCCGCCAGCATTCACTTCACAGAGGAGCAGCCGGGCTCCACGGCTCAGAAACGAGCCGCTCAGAACCCTGACGGCACCGTGACCTTCCCCACGGCCAGCCCTGCGTCTGCGTCTGCGCTCGAGCTCTGCGAGATCCTGGAGAACAGTCCGTCTGATAACGCTCTGAGCTCCGCCGGCCTGGCCTGCAGGAACATGCACCTGCTGATGCGCCGGAACGACAGCACCTCCTCGCTGGACACACCTAACACCGCACTGACCGCACTCACTCTGGAGGACGGAGCGCAGATGCTGAGGACCAGTGATGTCACGCTGTTGCCTGGCAACAACAGCATCGTCTTCACCGCACCT ACTCAGAAGCCAGGTGTGTACACTCTCCGGCAGCTGTGTGCGACGCTGGGCCGAGTGCAGTTCATTCTGCCTCATCTTTACCCTGTGGTTCAGTATGAGGTTTACTCTCAGGAGCCTCAGCTCAGCATCCAGCCGCTCACAg aGCACCTGTTGGCTGGTCTGCCGCAGCAGGTGAAGTTCACTATCCTGACGGGTCACTATTCAGTGAAGAAGGGTGATGCTCTCCAGCTCAGTAACACTGACTCCATGCCTGTGCTGCACTCGTCCACATGCAGCGGCCGCATCCTCAGCAGCAGCGCAG AGCTGGTGTCTGAGAGCGCTCTGTCCATCCAGTCGTCTGAGAAGGTGACCAGCATCTCTCTTCCTGTGACGCCGCCCTATCACACGCTGGAGTTCCTGCTGGACGTTCTGTGTCATATCCCATCATGCCCTGCGCGGATGGAGAGCGAGCGCCTCACTAACGGACAGATCAGTCGCCACACACGCAGCCGAACACGCTTCAACAGCGGCATGACCGTCATCGACCAGAAG gtgtctGTGGACTGTCCCTGGTCCATCTACTCCACGCTGGTGTCTCTGACCTTCCATGTGCCCTTCAAGGTCAAACACTCACTGCTGTCTGCAGGACAGAG GAAGTTCATCCAGGTTTGTCTTCAGAATGTATCGGACACTAACTTTCGGCTGACCAATCAGACGCTGACTGAGAATCAACACACACCCTCACTGGAGCTGCTCTCTCTCAACACTAAATCACACAGc ctggtgTTCAGGCAgcagtgtgtgttcagtgtgtgggAGCTGCGGTGGAGCGGTGTGTGTCCCGTCTCTCTTCACTGTGAGTTCTCGGCTGCGTTCGCTCCTGCAGACGCTCCAGACGCGGCGCTCAAACCCTACAGATACGACTTCACTCTGGAGCGAGTTTCA actctGTTGAGTGTGTGTGCAGACATCCGTCCGGCCGAGGGAGAGCAGGACTGTCGCACCGGCGCTCTCTGCAGGCTGGAGGTGTGTCTGACGCGTCTCTCTGAACCCAGCGACTCAGACGAGGAGTACAGCGACACCGACGGCCTGCGCACCACCAGACTCCTGTATGAAG tgaTTGACAACAACAGTAACTGGGCGGTGTGTGGGAAGAGTTCAGGGGTCGTCTCCATGCCGGTGGCTGCCATGGCGACACACAAGGTTCACATGGAGGTCATGCCTCTGTTCGCGGGTCACCTGCCGTTCCCCAGCATCCGTGTGTTCAAGTACCTGCCTCACCACAGCAGCCCGGTCATCCCACCGGACACAG ACTCGTGTGTGGAGAACGACAGTCTGTCTCTGGAGGAGCAGGCGGAGACGGCGAGTCTGCGCAGCCGAGGCAGTGTCCAGTCTCTGGGCAGCGGAGAGTCTGCGCAGCCGCGGGGCCCGATGCCCAAACGCCAGGCCTTCGGTGCGGGGCAGGTGTTCAACGGCACACAGGGCCAGCAGGTGCTAGTGCTGCCCGCTGCTGACCATCACCTGATGGAGGTCAACGTCACATGA
- the srsf11 gene encoding serine/arginine-rich splicing factor 11 isoform X1, whose product MTSSTSVIQVTNVSPSSTAEQMRTLFGFIGTIDELRLFPPDDSPLPVTSRVCFVKFHEPESVGVSQHLTNTVFVDRALIVVPFAEGVIPDESKALSLLAPANAVAGLLPGGGLLPTPNPVPSMGGVHLGGLGGPNLDPMAALAMAAPNINTQSLSAEQLMKLMASIDPKLNHFAAGLSLNPGLKADGSKEIEEAMKRVREAQSLISAAIEPGSKKDDKRKRSRSRSRSRRRRSGSRSRHRRSKSHSRRRSRSRSRRRSKSPKRRRSHSRDRSRRSRSRDRRKEEKNRKRSKTPPKSYSSARRSRSTSRKRHRRSRSASRSPKKSRSPKRKLSRSPSPRRHKKEKKKDKDRERDRDRDRKDDWDRNRDKRERSSSKKSKDKEKDRDRDRKSDSEKGDVKVTRDYDEEEQGYDSEHEEEHERNSDAASSPQAKELRADSADDAGRGESDGHSEDQRDEDMDMSD is encoded by the exons ATGACGTCCAGCACCAGTGTGATCCAGGTGACGAACGTGTCGCCGAGCAGCACCGCGGAGCAGATGCGAACCCTGTTCGGCTTCATCGGAACCATCGACGAGCTCAGACTCTTTCCTCCAGA TGATTCTCCCTTGCCTGTGACTTCACGTGTATGTTTTGTAAAGTTCCACGAGCCGGAGTCCGTCGGAGTATCCCAGCATCTGACCAACACGGTGTTCGTGGACCGAGCCCTGATCGTCGTCCCCTTCGCCGAAG GAGTGATTCCTGACGAATCCAAGGCTCTGTCATTGCTGGCTCCAGCCAATGCCGTCGCAGGATTGCTGCCAGGAGGCGGACTCCTCCCGACACCCAACCCCGTCCCATCT ATGGGTGGCGTTCATCTAGGAGGCCTAGGAGGGCCAAACTTGGACCCCATGGCAGCTCTGGCCATGGCGGCACCCAATATAAACACTCAG TCTTTGTCAGCTGAGCAGCTCATGAAGCTTATGGCGTCCATAGACCCCAA GCTGAATCACTTCGCCGCAGGGCTGAGTCTGAACCCTGGACTGAAGGCAGACGGCTCGAAAGAGATCGAAGAAGCCATGAAGAGAGTGAGAGAAGCACAATCTCTGATCTCCGCAGCCATCGAGCCTGGAA gtAAGAAGGATGATAAACGCAAGCGCTCCAGATCCAGGTCCAGATCCAGACGCAGGAGGTCCGGGTCTCGCTCCAGACACAG GCGTTCCAAGAGTCATTCCAGACGGAGATCTCGCTCCAGGAGCAGGAGGAGGTCCAAGAGCCCCAAGAGGAGGAGATCTCATTCCAGGGACCGCAGCAGACGCTCCAGGTCCAG AGATCGGAGGAAGGAAGAAAAGAACAGGAAACGTTCAAAAACTCCACCCAAGAGCTACAGCAGCGCCAGACGCTCCCGCAGCACCAGCCG CAAACGGCACAGAAGAAGTCGCAGCGCGTCTCGGTCGCCGAAGAAGTCACGATCTCCCAAGAGGAAACTGTCCCGCTCGCCGTCTCCtcgcag acacaagaaagagaaaaagaaggaCAAAGACCGCGAGAGAGACCGTGACCGAGACCGGAAGGACGACTGGGACAGAAATCGGGACAAAAGAGAACGTTCCTCCAGCAAGAAGAGCAAAGACAAAGAAAAGGACCGAGACAGAGACAGGAAGTCGGACAGCGAGAAGGGAGATGTGAAG GTGACCAGGGACTACGACGAGGAGGAGCAGGGCTACGACAGCGAGCACGAGGAAGAGCACGAGAGGAACTCAGACGCCGCCTCGTCACCACAGGCTAAAGAGCTTCGAGCGGACAGCGCAGACGACGCGGGCCGCGGAGAGTCAGACGGACACAGTGAAGACCAGCGAGATGAAGACATGGACATGAGCGACTGA
- the srsf11 gene encoding serine/arginine-rich splicing factor 11 isoform X2 — MGGVHLGGLGGPNLDPMAALAMAAPNINTQSLSAEQLMKLMASIDPKLNHFAAGLSLNPGLKADGSKEIEEAMKRVREAQSLISAAIEPGSKKDDKRKRSRSRSRSRRRRSGSRSRHRRSKSHSRRRSRSRSRRRSKSPKRRRSHSRDRSRRSRSRDRRKEEKNRKRSKTPPKSYSSARRSRSTSRKRHRRSRSASRSPKKSRSPKRKLSRSPSPRRHKKEKKKDKDRERDRDRDRKDDWDRNRDKRERSSSKKSKDKEKDRDRDRKSDSEKGDVKVTRDYDEEEQGYDSEHEEEHERNSDAASSPQAKELRADSADDAGRGESDGHSEDQRDEDMDMSD, encoded by the exons ATGGGTGGCGTTCATCTAGGAGGCCTAGGAGGGCCAAACTTGGACCCCATGGCAGCTCTGGCCATGGCGGCACCCAATATAAACACTCAG TCTTTGTCAGCTGAGCAGCTCATGAAGCTTATGGCGTCCATAGACCCCAA GCTGAATCACTTCGCCGCAGGGCTGAGTCTGAACCCTGGACTGAAGGCAGACGGCTCGAAAGAGATCGAAGAAGCCATGAAGAGAGTGAGAGAAGCACAATCTCTGATCTCCGCAGCCATCGAGCCTGGAA gtAAGAAGGATGATAAACGCAAGCGCTCCAGATCCAGGTCCAGATCCAGACGCAGGAGGTCCGGGTCTCGCTCCAGACACAG GCGTTCCAAGAGTCATTCCAGACGGAGATCTCGCTCCAGGAGCAGGAGGAGGTCCAAGAGCCCCAAGAGGAGGAGATCTCATTCCAGGGACCGCAGCAGACGCTCCAGGTCCAG AGATCGGAGGAAGGAAGAAAAGAACAGGAAACGTTCAAAAACTCCACCCAAGAGCTACAGCAGCGCCAGACGCTCCCGCAGCACCAGCCG CAAACGGCACAGAAGAAGTCGCAGCGCGTCTCGGTCGCCGAAGAAGTCACGATCTCCCAAGAGGAAACTGTCCCGCTCGCCGTCTCCtcgcag acacaagaaagagaaaaagaaggaCAAAGACCGCGAGAGAGACCGTGACCGAGACCGGAAGGACGACTGGGACAGAAATCGGGACAAAAGAGAACGTTCCTCCAGCAAGAAGAGCAAAGACAAAGAAAAGGACCGAGACAGAGACAGGAAGTCGGACAGCGAGAAGGGAGATGTGAAG GTGACCAGGGACTACGACGAGGAGGAGCAGGGCTACGACAGCGAGCACGAGGAAGAGCACGAGAGGAACTCAGACGCCGCCTCGTCACCACAGGCTAAAGAGCTTCGAGCGGACAGCGCAGACGACGCGGGCCGCGGAGAGTCAGACGGACACAGTGAAGACCAGCGAGATGAAGACATGGACATGAGCGACTGA